One genomic window of Quercus robur chromosome 6, dhQueRobu3.1, whole genome shotgun sequence includes the following:
- the LOC126733057 gene encoding uncharacterized protein LOC126733057, translated as MATEIVIQLALLLLTLAMFVAVHKLPRQALNKLRTKNRAALHTNRHFVQGSHLLARARSTHHRAQSQAHAKSALIEAEKALSLSPKDPTPHLLKAHALHLMGHTASAIRSLDLALSPPRVKSLSESARGDALVTRAELKLAMNRKRRVDSAVDDLVEAVRLSGIRDKATAFCLLGECYERKGMREEAREAFQEALRVEPGFVAARQGLSRSGP; from the coding sequence ATGGCGACTGAGATTGTGATCCAATTGGCTTTGCTACTCCTAACCCTAGCAATGTTCGTCGCGGTTCACAAACTCCCAAGACAAGCTCTAAACAAGCTCCGAACAAAGAACCGAGCCGCTCTCCACACCAACCGCCACTTCGTCCAAGGGTCTCACCTCCTCGCTCGGGCCCGATCCACGCACCACCGGGCCCAATCCCAGGCCCACGCCAAGTCCGCTCTCATCGAAGCCGAGAaagccctctctctctctccaaaggACCCAACCCCTCACCTCCTCAAAGCTCACGCTCTACACCTCATGGGCCACACGGCCTCCGCGATTCGATCCCTAGACCTGGCCCTGTCGCCGCCGCGCGTGAAGTCCCTCTCCGAGAGCGCGCGTGGGGACGCGCTCGTGACGAGGGCCGAGTTGAAGCTGGCCATGAATCGGAAGCGGCGAGTTGACTCGGCCGTGGACGATTTGGTCGAGGCGGTGAGGCTGAGTGGGATTCGTGACAAAGCGACGGCGTTTTGTTTGTTGGGAGAGTGTTACGAACGGAAAGGAATGAGAGAAGAGGCTAGGGAGGCTTTCCAAGAGGCCTTGAGGGTCGAGCCTGGGTTCGTCGCGGCTCGTCAGGGGTTGAGTCGCTCGGGACCGTGA